The proteins below are encoded in one region of Oreochromis niloticus isolate F11D_XX linkage group LG6, O_niloticus_UMD_NMBU, whole genome shotgun sequence:
- the LOC112847080 gene encoding uncharacterized protein LOC112847080, with protein MVSTFIFTVNFMLPRWSPTNMLLTGFRHVFLCFIFYISDVNGGETRICAFKGSPVDLPCSDQHLTSSRKWFTIDWDGYKYVQSELSVDGHRVMYNMSEEKNPTLTINDLRESDANTYCCMKTTDSPGRCWFNRITLQVVTELQVKVIPVTEGQTVTLMCSSSCPLTEKPAAYIWYKNREFLYEDWSPWYQELLSSEEAVTYSCAVKGYEDLRAPEVSVDSIAQTCFSVTYAYGNICSYKQTSVDEPCTITYPREVHVQRVSSTSEFVTLTCNTSCNLTDHQTVYMWYHNKRNYHENQHFSTHNSSTGTLSCAVKDHKHLQSKEVCVQDKNCWRVNYVSRRICALEGSSVNITSEYSHPDNMKPEFKCWSKKWRKDKVEVEELIEAAGRVEYQDNMKNQHILTINNLKKNDSGGYTFRFQKDHEGWTQSDLPGVFLIVTGKSKLLTQQTLLMNV; from the exons ATGGTGTCTACTTTTATATTTACTGTCAACTTCATGCTTCCACGCTGGTCTCCAACCAACATGTTGCTGACAGGTTTTCGACATGTGTTCCTCTGTTTCATCTTCTACATTTCAG ATGTTAATGGAGGAGAAACCAGGATCTGTGCTTTCAAAGGTTCACCAGTCGATCTGCCCTGCTCAGATCAACATCTGACTTCAAGCAGAAAATGGTTCACTATAGACTGGGATGGTTACAAGTATGTTCAGAGTGAGCTCTCTGTGGATGGACACCGTGTAATGTACAACATGTCtgaagagaaaaacccaactttAACCATCAATGATCTAAGAGAGAGTGATGCAAACACTTACTGCTGTATGAAGACTACAGACAGTCCAGGACGCTGTTGGTTCAATAGAATTACTCTCCAAGTTGTTACAG AGCTGCAGGTAAAGGTGATTCCTGtcacagagggacagacagtaacactgatgtgcagcagcagctgtcctCTGACTGAAAAGCCTGCAGCCTACATCTGGTACAAGAACAGAGAGTTTCTCTATGAGGACTGGTCTCCCTGGTACCAAGAGCTGCTCAGCAGTGAGGAAGCAGTCACATACTCCTGTGCTGTCAAAGGCTACGAGGATCTCAGAGCCCCTGAAGTCTCTGTGG ATTCCATCGCACAGACATGCTTCAGTGTGACTTATGCTTATGGAAACATTTGTTCTTATAAACAGACATCAGTGGATGAGCCGTGCACCATCACATACCCCAGAG AGGTTCATGTTCAAAGAGTTTCTTCCACCTCAGAGTTTGTAACATTGACCTGTAACACCAGCTGTAACCTGACTGACCATCAAACTGTCTACATGTGGtatcacaacaaaagaaactaTCATGAGAATCAACATTTTTCAACTCATAACTCTTCAACTGGCACATTGTCTTGTGCAGTGAAAGACCACAAACATCTTCAATCTAAGGAAGTTT GTGTTCAGGATAAAAACTGCTGGAGAGTGAATTATGTCAGCAGGAGAATCTGTGCTCTGGAAGGATCTTCAGTCAACATCACAAGTGAATACTCACATCCTGATAACATGAAGCCAGAGTTTAAATGTTGGAgtaaaaaatggagaaaagatAAAGTGGAAGTTGAAGAGCTGATTGaggctgcaggtcgtgtggagTATCAGGACAACATGAAGAACCAACACATCCTGACCATCAACAACCTGAAGAAGAATGACTCAGGAGGATACACATTCAGATTCCAGAAAGATCATGAAGGATGGACACAGTCTGATCTGCCTGGAGTCTTTTTGATTGTCACAGGTAAATCTAAACTCCTCACTCAGCAGACTTTACTCATGAATGTCTGA
- the LOC109194448 gene encoding B-cell receptor CD22, with the protein MELRDAGRLFVGLIFYISGVNGGETRICAFKGSSVDLHCSHQHLTSSRKWFTIGWDGYKYVQSELSVDGQHVTYNMSEEKNPTLTINDLRESDANTYCCMKTTDSPQHCWLKRISLQVVTELQVKVIPATEGQTVTLMCSSSCPLTEKPAAYIWYKNREFLYEDWSPWYQELLSSEEAVTYSCAVKGYEDLRAPEVSVDSITQTCFSVTYAYGNMCSYKQTSVNEPCSIIYPREVHVQRVSSTSEFVTLTCNTSCNLTDDQTVFMWYLNKRNYYENQHYSTQKSSRDTFSCTVKGHKHLQSKEVCVQDKNCWRVNYVSRRICALEGSSVNITSEYSHPDYMKPEFKCWSKKWRKDKVEVEELIEAAGRVEYQDNMKNQHILTINNLKKNDSGGYTFRFNKDHKKWTQSDLPGVFLIVTELRVKMSPSAAVTEGQRVTLTCSTSCPLTENTNYIWYLNSRPLTPRENQNKHLILDPVSREDAGSYSCAVKTNKDISSAPKTLTVQSITGRTRVSVIILILTLLFFFFLIRKKWTMSQSSTNDTSNYIVKLNPDPACEDVLAQPQVEDEVLYSKVHFFKNHTDPLFSTIEPLQPRDEQHADYAAVKFRHKTSSDGESVVISAETDDS; encoded by the exons ATGGAGTTGAGAGATGCTGGTCGTCTGTTTGTGGGTCTCATCTTTTACATTTCAG GTGTTAATGGAGGAGAAACCAGGATCTGTGCTTTCAAAGGTTCATCAGTGGATCTGCACTGCTCACATCAACATCTGACTTCAAGCAGAAAATGGTTCACTATAGGCTGGGATGGTTACAAGTATGTTCAGAGTGAGCTCTCTGTGGATGGACAACATGTAACATACAACATGTCtgaagagaaaaacccaactttAACCATCAATGATCTAAGAGAGAGTGATGCAAACACTTACTGCTGTATGAAGACTACAGACAGTCCACAACACTGCTGGCTCAAAAGAATTAGTCTTCAAGTTGTTACAG AGCTGCAGGTAAAGGTGATTCCTGCCACAGAGGGACAGACAGTAACACtgatgtgcagcagcagctgtcctCTGACTGAAAAGCCTGCAGCCTACATCTGGTACAAGAACAGAGAGTTTCTCTATGAGGACTGGTCTCCCTGGTACCAAGAGCTGCTCAGCAGTGAGGAAGCAGTCACATACTCCTGTGCTGTCAAAGGCTACGAGGATCTCAGAGCCCCTGAAGTCTCTGTGG ATTCCATCACACAGACATGCTTCAGTGTGACTTATGCTTATGGAAACATGTGTTCTTATAAACAGACATCAGTGAATGAACCGTGCTCCATCATATACCCCAGAG AGGTTCATGTTCAAAGAGTTTCTTCCACCTCAGAGTTTGTAACACTGACCTGTAACACCAGCTGTAACCTGACTGATGATCAAACTGTCTTCATGTGGTATCTCAACAAACGAAACTATTACGAGAATCAACATTATTCCACTCAAAAATCTTCAAGAGACACATTCTCTTGTACAGTTAAAGGCCACAAACATCTTCAATCTAAGGAAGTTT GTGTTCAGGATAAAAACTGCTGGAGAGTGAATTATGTCAGCAGGAGAATCTGTGCTCTGGAAGGATCTTCAGTGAACATCACAAGTGAATACTCACATCCTGATTACATGAAGCCAGAGTTTAAATGTTGGAgtaaaaaatggagaaaagatAAAGTGGAAGTTGAAGAGCTGATTGaggctgcaggtcgtgtggagTATCAGGACAACATGAAGAACCAACACATCCTGACCATCAACAACCTGAAGAAGAATGACTCAGGAGGATACACATTCAGATTCAACAAAGATCATAAGAAATGGACACAGTCTGATCTGCCTGGAGTCTTTTTGATTGTCACAG AGCTGAGAGTGAAGATGAGTCCTTCTGCAGCGGTGACAGAGGGTCAGAGAGTCACACTGACCTGCAGTACCAGCTGTCCtctgactgaaaacacaaactacatttggtACTTGAACAGTCGACCTCTGACCCCAAGAGAGAACCAGAACAAACATCTGATCCTAGACCCAGTCAGCAGGGAGGATGCAGGAAGCTACTCCTGTGCTGTGAAAACCAACAAAGATATCAGCTCTGCTCCAAAGACTCTCACTGTCCAAAGTATCACAGGAAGGACACGAGTTTCTGTAATAATTTTGATTTTAAcgcttctctttttcttctttttgattAG AAAAAAGTGGACTATGAGTCAGTCTTCCACAAATGACACATCAAACTACATAGTGAAG CTAAATCCTGATCCTGCGTGTGAAGACGTCTTAGCTCAGCCACAGGTGGAGGATGAAGTCCTCTACAGCAAAGTCCACTTCTTCAAAAACCACACAGATCCTCTTTTTTCCACCATAGAGCCACTTCAGCCCAGAGACGAGCAGCATGCTGATTACGCTGCTGTGAAGTTTAGACATAAAACAAGCTCTGATGGAGAATCTGTTGTCATTTCAGCAGAAACAGACGACAGTTAA
- the LOC106097284 gene encoding uncharacterized protein LOC106097284 isoform X1, whose amino-acid sequence MSLLKFFMFASWTPTTMLMTDFQNVFVCFIFYISGVNGGETRICALKGSSVDLHCSHQHLTPSRKWFTIDWNGNYVRSELSVNGQRVTYNMSEEKNPTLTINDLRESDANSYCCMKTTDSPGHCWLNRISLQVVAELQVKVIPATEGQTVTLMCSSSCPLTEKPAAYIWYKNREFLYADWSPWYQELLSSEEAVTYSCAVKGYEDLRAPEVSVESITQTCFSVTYAYGNMSSHNQTLVNESCSITYPREVYVQRVSSTSGFVTLTCSTSCNLTDHQTANMCYHNKINYYENQHYSTHNSSTGTLSCAVKDHKHLQSKQVCVQDKNCWRVNYVSRRICALEGSSVNITSEYSHPDNMKPEFKCWSKKWRKDKVEVEELIEAAGHVEYQDNMKNQHILTINNLKKNDSGGYTFRFKKDHKKWTQSDLPGVFLIVTELRVKMSPSSVVTEGQRVTLTCSTSCPLTDNTNYIWYLNSRPLTPRENQNKHLILDPVSREDAGSYSCAVKTNKDISSAPKTLTVQSITGTWTPAAAGVSAALLLLILLTVFWWRRKNRISNQPSRSATLGNKQQIYPDFISKNIPAKSEEQDTHYYVGLRCSLKSTIDPYSIIKLSPTKMKTTSSHFPRSETSDNKEQVEDRIQVNPDPIYENISAHYSGLHLPMTHTVDLYCNIDPLPVH is encoded by the exons CTTTATGTTTGCAAGCTGGACTCCGACCACCATGCTGATGACAgattttcaaaatgtgtttgtctgtttcatCTTCTACATTTCAG GTGTTAATGGAGGAGAAACCAGGATCTGTGCTCTCAAAGGTTCATCAGTGGATCTGCACTGCTCACATCAACATCTGACTCCAAGCAGAAAATGGTTCACTATAGACTGGAATGGAAATTATGTTCGGAGTGAGCTCTCTGTGAATGGACAACGTGTAACGTACAACATGTCtgaagagaaaaacccaactttAACCATCAATGATCTAAGAGAGAGTGATGCAAACTCTTACTGCTGTATGAAGACTACAGACAGTCCAGGACACTGCTGGCTCAACAGAATTAGTCTTCAAGTTGTTGCAG AGCTGCAGGTAAAGGTGATTCCTGCCACAGAGGGACAGACAGTAACACtgatgtgcagcagcagctgtcctCTGACTGAAAAGCCTGCAGCCTACATCTGGTACAAGAACAGAGAGTTTCTCTATGCGGACTGGTCTCCCTGGTACCAAGAGCTGCTCAGCAGTGAGGAAGCAGTCACATACTCCTGTGCTGTCAAAGGCTACGAGGATCTCAGAGCCCCTGAAGTCTCTGTGG AGTCCATCACACAGACATGCTTCAGTGTGACTTATGCTTATGGAAACATGTCTTCCCACAATCAGACATTAGTGAATGAGTCATGCTCCATCACATATCCCAGGG AGGTTTATGTTCAAAGAGTTTCTTCCACGTCAGGGTTTGTCACACTGACCTGTAGCACCAGCTGTAACCTGACTGACCATCAAACTGCCAACATGTGTTaccacaacaaaataaactattatgAGAATCAACATTATTCCACTCATAACTCTTCAACTGGCACATTGTCTTGTGCAGTGAAAGACCACAAACATCTTCAATCTAAGCAAGTTT GTGTTCAGGATAAAAACTGCTGGAGAGTGAATTATGTCAGCAGGAGAATCTGTGCTCTGGAAGGATCTTCAGTGAACATCACAAGTGAATACTCACATCCTGATAACATGAAGCCAGAGTTTAAATGTTGGAgtaaaaaatggagaaaagatAAAGTGGAAGTTGAAGAGCTGATTGAGGCTGCAGGTCATGTGGAGTATCAGGACAACATGAAGAACCAACACATCCTGACCATCAACAACCTGAAGAAGAATGACTCAGGAGGATACACATTCAGATTCAAGAAAGATCATAAGAAGTGGACACAGTCTGATCTGCCTGGAGTCTTTTTGATTGTCACAG AGCTGAGAGTGAAGATGAGTCCTTCCTCAGTGGTGACAGAGGGTCAGAGAGTCACACTGACCTGCAGTACCAGCTGTCCTCTAACTgacaacacaaactacatttggtACTTGAACAGTCGACCTCTGACCCCGAGAGAGAACCAGAACAAACATCTGATCCTAGACCCAGTCAGCAGGGAGGATGCAGGAAGCTACTCCTGTGCTGTGAAAACCAACAAAGATATCAGCTCTGCTCCAAAGACTCTCACTGTCCAAAGTATCACAGGAACATGGacaccagcagctgcaggagtttctgcagctctgctgctTTTAATACTTCTCACTGTCTTCTGGTGGAGGAG AAAAAATAGGATTTCTAACCAGCCTTCAAGAAGTGCAACACTAGGCAACAAACAGCAG ATTTATCCTGATTTCATAAGTAAAAACATTCCAGCTAAATCGGAAGAGCAGGATACTCATTACTATGTCGGGCTGCGTTGCAGTTTGAAAAGCACAATTGACCCCTACTCAATCATCAAGTTATCGCCTACTAA aatgAAGACGACTTCCAGTCACTTTCCAAGAAGTGAAACATCAGACAATAAAGAGCAGGTAGAGGACAGGATTCAG GTGAACCCTGATCCCATATATGAAAACATCTCAGCTCATTATAGCGGACTGCACCTACCTATGACCCACACAGTTGATCTCTACTGCAATATTGACCCACTGCCTGTTCACTAA
- the LOC106097284 gene encoding uncharacterized protein LOC106097284 isoform X2 yields MSLLKFFMFASWTPTTMLMTDFQNVFVCFIFYISGVNGGETRICALKGSSVDLHCSHQHLTPSRKWFTIDWNGNYVRSELSVNGQRVTYNMSEEKNPTLTINDLRESDANSYCCMKTTDSPGHCWLNRISLQVVAELQVKVIPATEGQTVTLMCSSSCPLTEKPAAYIWYKNREFLYADWSPWYQELLSSEEAVTYSCAVKGYEDLRAPEVSVEVYVQRVSSTSGFVTLTCSTSCNLTDHQTANMCYHNKINYYENQHYSTHNSSTGTLSCAVKDHKHLQSKQVCVQDKNCWRVNYVSRRICALEGSSVNITSEYSHPDNMKPEFKCWSKKWRKDKVEVEELIEAAGHVEYQDNMKNQHILTINNLKKNDSGGYTFRFKKDHKKWTQSDLPGVFLIVTELRVKMSPSSVVTEGQRVTLTCSTSCPLTDNTNYIWYLNSRPLTPRENQNKHLILDPVSREDAGSYSCAVKTNKDISSAPKTLTVQSITGTWTPAAAGVSAALLLLILLTVFWWRRKNRISNQPSRSATLGNKQQIYPDFISKNIPAKSEEQDTHYYVGLRCSLKSTIDPYSIIKLSPTKMKTTSSHFPRSETSDNKEQVEDRIQVNPDPIYENISAHYSGLHLPMTHTVDLYCNIDPLPVH; encoded by the exons CTTTATGTTTGCAAGCTGGACTCCGACCACCATGCTGATGACAgattttcaaaatgtgtttgtctgtttcatCTTCTACATTTCAG GTGTTAATGGAGGAGAAACCAGGATCTGTGCTCTCAAAGGTTCATCAGTGGATCTGCACTGCTCACATCAACATCTGACTCCAAGCAGAAAATGGTTCACTATAGACTGGAATGGAAATTATGTTCGGAGTGAGCTCTCTGTGAATGGACAACGTGTAACGTACAACATGTCtgaagagaaaaacccaactttAACCATCAATGATCTAAGAGAGAGTGATGCAAACTCTTACTGCTGTATGAAGACTACAGACAGTCCAGGACACTGCTGGCTCAACAGAATTAGTCTTCAAGTTGTTGCAG AGCTGCAGGTAAAGGTGATTCCTGCCACAGAGGGACAGACAGTAACACtgatgtgcagcagcagctgtcctCTGACTGAAAAGCCTGCAGCCTACATCTGGTACAAGAACAGAGAGTTTCTCTATGCGGACTGGTCTCCCTGGTACCAAGAGCTGCTCAGCAGTGAGGAAGCAGTCACATACTCCTGTGCTGTCAAAGGCTACGAGGATCTCAGAGCCCCTGAAGTCTCTGTGG AGGTTTATGTTCAAAGAGTTTCTTCCACGTCAGGGTTTGTCACACTGACCTGTAGCACCAGCTGTAACCTGACTGACCATCAAACTGCCAACATGTGTTaccacaacaaaataaactattatgAGAATCAACATTATTCCACTCATAACTCTTCAACTGGCACATTGTCTTGTGCAGTGAAAGACCACAAACATCTTCAATCTAAGCAAGTTT GTGTTCAGGATAAAAACTGCTGGAGAGTGAATTATGTCAGCAGGAGAATCTGTGCTCTGGAAGGATCTTCAGTGAACATCACAAGTGAATACTCACATCCTGATAACATGAAGCCAGAGTTTAAATGTTGGAgtaaaaaatggagaaaagatAAAGTGGAAGTTGAAGAGCTGATTGAGGCTGCAGGTCATGTGGAGTATCAGGACAACATGAAGAACCAACACATCCTGACCATCAACAACCTGAAGAAGAATGACTCAGGAGGATACACATTCAGATTCAAGAAAGATCATAAGAAGTGGACACAGTCTGATCTGCCTGGAGTCTTTTTGATTGTCACAG AGCTGAGAGTGAAGATGAGTCCTTCCTCAGTGGTGACAGAGGGTCAGAGAGTCACACTGACCTGCAGTACCAGCTGTCCTCTAACTgacaacacaaactacatttggtACTTGAACAGTCGACCTCTGACCCCGAGAGAGAACCAGAACAAACATCTGATCCTAGACCCAGTCAGCAGGGAGGATGCAGGAAGCTACTCCTGTGCTGTGAAAACCAACAAAGATATCAGCTCTGCTCCAAAGACTCTCACTGTCCAAAGTATCACAGGAACATGGacaccagcagctgcaggagtttctgcagctctgctgctTTTAATACTTCTCACTGTCTTCTGGTGGAGGAG AAAAAATAGGATTTCTAACCAGCCTTCAAGAAGTGCAACACTAGGCAACAAACAGCAG ATTTATCCTGATTTCATAAGTAAAAACATTCCAGCTAAATCGGAAGAGCAGGATACTCATTACTATGTCGGGCTGCGTTGCAGTTTGAAAAGCACAATTGACCCCTACTCAATCATCAAGTTATCGCCTACTAA aatgAAGACGACTTCCAGTCACTTTCCAAGAAGTGAAACATCAGACAATAAAGAGCAGGTAGAGGACAGGATTCAG GTGAACCCTGATCCCATATATGAAAACATCTCAGCTCATTATAGCGGACTGCACCTACCTATGACCCACACAGTTGATCTCTACTGCAATATTGACCCACTGCCTGTTCACTAA
- the LOC106097284 gene encoding sialoadhesin isoform X3, which translates to MSLLKFFMFASWTPTTMLMTDFQNVFVCFIFYISGVNGGETRICALKGSSVDLHCSHQHLTPSRKWFTIDWNGNYVRSELSVNGQRVTYNMSEEKNPTLTINDLRESDANSYCCMKTTDSPGHCWLNRISLQVVAELQVKVIPATEGQTVTLMCSSSCPLTEKPAAYIWYKNREFLYADWSPWYQELLSSEEAVTYSCAVKGYEDLRAPEVSVGVQDKNCWRVNYVSRRICALEGSSVNITSEYSHPDNMKPEFKCWSKKWRKDKVEVEELIEAAGHVEYQDNMKNQHILTINNLKKNDSGGYTFRFKKDHKKWTQSDLPGVFLIVTELRVKMSPSSVVTEGQRVTLTCSTSCPLTDNTNYIWYLNSRPLTPRENQNKHLILDPVSREDAGSYSCAVKTNKDISSAPKTLTVQSITGTWTPAAAGVSAALLLLILLTVFWWRRKNRISNQPSRSATLGNKQQIYPDFISKNIPAKSEEQDTHYYVGLRCSLKSTIDPYSIIKLSPTKMKTTSSHFPRSETSDNKEQVEDRIQVNPDPIYENISAHYSGLHLPMTHTVDLYCNIDPLPVH; encoded by the exons CTTTATGTTTGCAAGCTGGACTCCGACCACCATGCTGATGACAgattttcaaaatgtgtttgtctgtttcatCTTCTACATTTCAG GTGTTAATGGAGGAGAAACCAGGATCTGTGCTCTCAAAGGTTCATCAGTGGATCTGCACTGCTCACATCAACATCTGACTCCAAGCAGAAAATGGTTCACTATAGACTGGAATGGAAATTATGTTCGGAGTGAGCTCTCTGTGAATGGACAACGTGTAACGTACAACATGTCtgaagagaaaaacccaactttAACCATCAATGATCTAAGAGAGAGTGATGCAAACTCTTACTGCTGTATGAAGACTACAGACAGTCCAGGACACTGCTGGCTCAACAGAATTAGTCTTCAAGTTGTTGCAG AGCTGCAGGTAAAGGTGATTCCTGCCACAGAGGGACAGACAGTAACACtgatgtgcagcagcagctgtcctCTGACTGAAAAGCCTGCAGCCTACATCTGGTACAAGAACAGAGAGTTTCTCTATGCGGACTGGTCTCCCTGGTACCAAGAGCTGCTCAGCAGTGAGGAAGCAGTCACATACTCCTGTGCTGTCAAAGGCTACGAGGATCTCAGAGCCCCTGAAGTCTCTGTGG GTGTTCAGGATAAAAACTGCTGGAGAGTGAATTATGTCAGCAGGAGAATCTGTGCTCTGGAAGGATCTTCAGTGAACATCACAAGTGAATACTCACATCCTGATAACATGAAGCCAGAGTTTAAATGTTGGAgtaaaaaatggagaaaagatAAAGTGGAAGTTGAAGAGCTGATTGAGGCTGCAGGTCATGTGGAGTATCAGGACAACATGAAGAACCAACACATCCTGACCATCAACAACCTGAAGAAGAATGACTCAGGAGGATACACATTCAGATTCAAGAAAGATCATAAGAAGTGGACACAGTCTGATCTGCCTGGAGTCTTTTTGATTGTCACAG AGCTGAGAGTGAAGATGAGTCCTTCCTCAGTGGTGACAGAGGGTCAGAGAGTCACACTGACCTGCAGTACCAGCTGTCCTCTAACTgacaacacaaactacatttggtACTTGAACAGTCGACCTCTGACCCCGAGAGAGAACCAGAACAAACATCTGATCCTAGACCCAGTCAGCAGGGAGGATGCAGGAAGCTACTCCTGTGCTGTGAAAACCAACAAAGATATCAGCTCTGCTCCAAAGACTCTCACTGTCCAAAGTATCACAGGAACATGGacaccagcagctgcaggagtttctgcagctctgctgctTTTAATACTTCTCACTGTCTTCTGGTGGAGGAG AAAAAATAGGATTTCTAACCAGCCTTCAAGAAGTGCAACACTAGGCAACAAACAGCAG ATTTATCCTGATTTCATAAGTAAAAACATTCCAGCTAAATCGGAAGAGCAGGATACTCATTACTATGTCGGGCTGCGTTGCAGTTTGAAAAGCACAATTGACCCCTACTCAATCATCAAGTTATCGCCTACTAA aatgAAGACGACTTCCAGTCACTTTCCAAGAAGTGAAACATCAGACAATAAAGAGCAGGTAGAGGACAGGATTCAG GTGAACCCTGATCCCATATATGAAAACATCTCAGCTCATTATAGCGGACTGCACCTACCTATGACCCACACAGTTGATCTCTACTGCAATATTGACCCACTGCCTGTTCACTAA